Proteins encoded within one genomic window of Triticum aestivum cultivar Chinese Spring chromosome 2D, IWGSC CS RefSeq v2.1, whole genome shotgun sequence:
- the LOC123053726 gene encoding diacylglycerol lipase-beta isoform X1 yields MMSRKPLLPCRGPAATPPAHLLLPIRRLLLLPLPRRRSSPPPPLDRRRPTMAGAGQSAAPAAAASAGAGSTSFHVGMVRVVSFLVGGLNCAVLLLGLYLIDAALPPGCGWGLALAAVPAMAAVRVLAMLGAARAQHATADAIARRHLDEAAASVAEDAVARHEIRVRYKRWLWWTRFGMAVGALQLVGAIYLMFVIVSDLPNERRPTSCFFGQDGAERVSRRALIASFLILSWVVVILQCFTGSDVLRWRSFYATHDMAWKAHYREVFDHGIREAMCCLGRAKYLAVLEEDEVYSVARLLGELVAYRASGTGHLELLAGLALLQKHGNLPDLQTDLVEAPHKLMREAAVLHPFAEACYTGPLLDVGRNPILFPCAWVYRQGVLTPWARLRRPALDGDNWWRGHAAAFLRFVNIAPTALVRGRVRQSKREAAYFVVVLHDKKTVLIGVRGTETPEDLITDGLCRECAFTMEDLDGLVNSEVLPVTTREKVISTFPHYGHGGIVEAARELFMQLNDCTGDNGNSENTSSKKLGFLSTLVQEGSECHGYKIRLVGHSLGGAVATVLGMMLFGRYPDVHVYAYGPLPCVDLIIAEACSQFVTTIVNNDEFSSRLSINSILRLRSAAISTLSDNSPDDTAMIQKLARRILNANKHHERRSPHQDALCNTEPDLQDLQNGLGAYNGPSSSIDEPRSYRSLQIDQDVRRIPLDGHDSGLEEAQASSGEILVESREMFLAGLIIHVVRNRRSLFPLWKCWNPQEAEQPYKAVFAKRENFRDIAVTPSMFMDHLPWRCRFAMQRTLEGQPSQRLANSDSPVQHLV; encoded by the exons ATGATGTCTAGAAAGCCGCTCCTCCCCTGCCGCGGGCCCGCAGCCACCCCTcccgcccacctcctcctcccaatccgccgcctcctcctcctccccctcccccgccgccgctcctccccgccgccgccgctcgaccGACGGAGGCCCACCATGGCCGGCGCCGGCCAGTCCGCGGCccccgcggcggcggcgtcggctggCGCCGGGTCCACCTCCTTCCATGTCGGCATGGTGCGGGTCGTCTCGTTCCTCGTCGGCGGCCTCAACTGCGCGGTGCTGCTGCTCGGCCTCTACCTCATCGACGCCGCGCTCCCGCCCGGCTGCGGCTGGGGGCTCGCGCTCGCCGCCGtgcccgccatggccgccgtccgGGTGCTCGCCATGCTCGGCGCCGCGCGGGCCCAGCACGCCACCGCGGACGCCATTGCTCGCCGCCACCTCGACGAGGCCGCCGCCTCCGTTGCCGAGGACGCCGTGGCCCGCCACGAGATCAGG GTGAGGTATAAACGCTGGTTGTGGTGGACTAGATTTGGTATGGCTGTTGGTGCATTGCAGCTGGTTGGGGCAATTTATCTCATGTTTGTCATTGTGAGTGATCTTCCCAACGAAAGAAGACCCACGTCCTGTTTCTTTG GACAGGATGGAGCTGAGCGGGTCTCCAGACGAGCATTAATTGCTTCTTTTCTTATCCTTTCCTGGGTTGTGGTCATCCTTCAGTGCTTCACGGGTTCTGATGTATTGAGATGGCGATCATTCTATGCGACACATGATATGGCATGGAAAGCTCATTACAGGGAAGTGTTTGATCATGGAATTCGTGAGGCTATGTGCTGCCTAGGACGTGCAAAGTATTT AGCCGTATTGGAAGAAGATGAGGTATATTCTGTGGCAAGACTTCTGGGTGAATTGGTTGCATATCGTGCTTCTGGGACTGGCCATTTGGAACTCTTAGCAG GGCTTGCTCTATTGCAGAAGCATGGGAATTTGCCTGATTTGCAAACTGACCTTGTGGAGGCACCTCATAAGCTTATGCGAGAAGCTGCTGTTCTCCATCCTTTTGCTGAAGCATGTTACACG GGTCCACTTCTTGATGTCGGAAGAAACCCCATTTTGTTTCCATGTGCATGGGTTTATCGACAAGGCGTTTTAACTCCATGGGCGCGCCTAAG GCGTCCTGCACTTGATGGTGATAACTGGTGGCGAGGGCATGCTGCAGCTTTCCTTAGATTTGTTAATATAGCACCTACAGCACTTGTTCGAGGCCGTGTTCGTCAG AGCAAGCGTGAAGCTGCTTACTTTGTTGTGGTCCTCCATGACAAAAAAACTGTTCTTATTGGGGTGCGTGGGACAGAGACACCAGAGGATCTCATAACCGATGGACTATGCAGAGAATGTGCTTTTACTATGGAAGATTTGGATGGACTAGTAAA TAGTGAAGTATTACCTGTAACTACAAGGGAGAAAGTTATTTCTACATTCCCGCACTATGGACATGGTGGAATTGTAGAGGCTGCTCGGGAGCTTTTCATGCAACTCAATGACTGCACAGGAG ATAATGGCAACTCAGAAAACACGTCCTCCAAAAAACTTGGATTTCTGTCTACGCTAGTCCAGGAGGGCAGTGAGTGTCATGGATATAAAATTCGTCTCGTTGGACATTCTTTAGGAGGCGCTGTTGCTACAGTCCTAGGAATGATG CTTTTTGGCAGATACCCAGATGTGCATGTGTATGCTTATGGCCCACTTCCTTGTGTGGATTTGATAATAGCTGAAGCCTGTTCACAGTTTGTTACCAC CATTGTAAACAATGACGAATTTTCTTCTCGCCTTTCAATCAACTCAATCCTCAGACTACGATCTGCTGCAATAAGTACTCTTTCAGATAACTCTCCAGATGATACAGCAATGATACAAAAACTTGCTCGCAGAATTTTGAATGCAAACAAGCATCATGAAAGGCGGTCTCCACACCAGGATGCATTATGCAATACTGAGCCAGACCTTCAAGATTTGCAAAATGGCTTGGGTGCCTACAATGGACCCAGTTCTTCCATAGATGAGCCCAGAAGCTATCGAAGCCTACAAATTGATCAGGATGTCCGGAGGATTCCACTTGATGGGCATGATTCCGGTTTGGAAGAGGCTCAGGCATCTTCTGGGGAAATACTAGTTGAGTCTCGAGAGATGTTTCTTGCAGGCTTAATTATTCATGTGGTGCGGAACAGAAGAAGCCTCTTTCCTCTTTGGAAATGCTGGAACCCTCAGGAAGCTGAACAACCATATAAAGCTGTTTTTGCGAAAAGAGAGAACTTCAGGGATATTGCTGTTACTCCTTCTATGTTCATGGATCACTTACCATGGAG
- the LOC123053726 gene encoding diacylglycerol lipase-beta isoform X2, whose protein sequence is MMSRKPLLPCRGPAATPPAHLLLPIRRLLLLPLPRRRSSPPPPLDRRRPTMAGAGQSAAPAAAASAGAGSTSFHVGMVRVVSFLVGGLNCAVLLLGLYLIDAALPPGCGWGLALAAVPAMAAVRVLAMLGAARAQHATADAIARRHLDEAAASVAEDAVARHEIRVRYKRWLWWTRFGMAVGALQLVGAIYLMFVIVSDLPNERRPTSCFFGQDGAERVSRRALIASFLILSWVVVILQCFTGSDVLRWRSFYATHDMAWKAHYREVFDHGIREAMCCLGRAKYLAVLEEDEVYSVARLLGELVAYRASGTGHLELLAGLALLQKHGNLPDLQTDLVEAPHKLMREAAVLHPFAEACYTGPLLDVGRNPILFPCAWVYRQGVLTPWARLRRPALDGDNWWRGHAAAFLRFVNIAPTALVRGRVRQSKREAAYFVVVLHDKKTVLIGVRGTETPEDLITDGLCRECAFTMEDLDGLVNEVLPVTTREKVISTFPHYGHGGIVEAARELFMQLNDCTGDNGNSENTSSKKLGFLSTLVQEGSECHGYKIRLVGHSLGGAVATVLGMMLFGRYPDVHVYAYGPLPCVDLIIAEACSQFVTTIVNNDEFSSRLSINSILRLRSAAISTLSDNSPDDTAMIQKLARRILNANKHHERRSPHQDALCNTEPDLQDLQNGLGAYNGPSSSIDEPRSYRSLQIDQDVRRIPLDGHDSGLEEAQASSGEILVESREMFLAGLIIHVVRNRRSLFPLWKCWNPQEAEQPYKAVFAKRENFRDIAVTPSMFMDHLPWRCRFAMQRTLEGQPSQRLANSDSPVQHLV, encoded by the exons ATGATGTCTAGAAAGCCGCTCCTCCCCTGCCGCGGGCCCGCAGCCACCCCTcccgcccacctcctcctcccaatccgccgcctcctcctcctccccctcccccgccgccgctcctccccgccgccgccgctcgaccGACGGAGGCCCACCATGGCCGGCGCCGGCCAGTCCGCGGCccccgcggcggcggcgtcggctggCGCCGGGTCCACCTCCTTCCATGTCGGCATGGTGCGGGTCGTCTCGTTCCTCGTCGGCGGCCTCAACTGCGCGGTGCTGCTGCTCGGCCTCTACCTCATCGACGCCGCGCTCCCGCCCGGCTGCGGCTGGGGGCTCGCGCTCGCCGCCGtgcccgccatggccgccgtccgGGTGCTCGCCATGCTCGGCGCCGCGCGGGCCCAGCACGCCACCGCGGACGCCATTGCTCGCCGCCACCTCGACGAGGCCGCCGCCTCCGTTGCCGAGGACGCCGTGGCCCGCCACGAGATCAGG GTGAGGTATAAACGCTGGTTGTGGTGGACTAGATTTGGTATGGCTGTTGGTGCATTGCAGCTGGTTGGGGCAATTTATCTCATGTTTGTCATTGTGAGTGATCTTCCCAACGAAAGAAGACCCACGTCCTGTTTCTTTG GACAGGATGGAGCTGAGCGGGTCTCCAGACGAGCATTAATTGCTTCTTTTCTTATCCTTTCCTGGGTTGTGGTCATCCTTCAGTGCTTCACGGGTTCTGATGTATTGAGATGGCGATCATTCTATGCGACACATGATATGGCATGGAAAGCTCATTACAGGGAAGTGTTTGATCATGGAATTCGTGAGGCTATGTGCTGCCTAGGACGTGCAAAGTATTT AGCCGTATTGGAAGAAGATGAGGTATATTCTGTGGCAAGACTTCTGGGTGAATTGGTTGCATATCGTGCTTCTGGGACTGGCCATTTGGAACTCTTAGCAG GGCTTGCTCTATTGCAGAAGCATGGGAATTTGCCTGATTTGCAAACTGACCTTGTGGAGGCACCTCATAAGCTTATGCGAGAAGCTGCTGTTCTCCATCCTTTTGCTGAAGCATGTTACACG GGTCCACTTCTTGATGTCGGAAGAAACCCCATTTTGTTTCCATGTGCATGGGTTTATCGACAAGGCGTTTTAACTCCATGGGCGCGCCTAAG GCGTCCTGCACTTGATGGTGATAACTGGTGGCGAGGGCATGCTGCAGCTTTCCTTAGATTTGTTAATATAGCACCTACAGCACTTGTTCGAGGCCGTGTTCGTCAG AGCAAGCGTGAAGCTGCTTACTTTGTTGTGGTCCTCCATGACAAAAAAACTGTTCTTATTGGGGTGCGTGGGACAGAGACACCAGAGGATCTCATAACCGATGGACTATGCAGAGAATGTGCTTTTACTATGGAAGATTTGGATGGACTAGTAAA TGAAGTATTACCTGTAACTACAAGGGAGAAAGTTATTTCTACATTCCCGCACTATGGACATGGTGGAATTGTAGAGGCTGCTCGGGAGCTTTTCATGCAACTCAATGACTGCACAGGAG ATAATGGCAACTCAGAAAACACGTCCTCCAAAAAACTTGGATTTCTGTCTACGCTAGTCCAGGAGGGCAGTGAGTGTCATGGATATAAAATTCGTCTCGTTGGACATTCTTTAGGAGGCGCTGTTGCTACAGTCCTAGGAATGATG CTTTTTGGCAGATACCCAGATGTGCATGTGTATGCTTATGGCCCACTTCCTTGTGTGGATTTGATAATAGCTGAAGCCTGTTCACAGTTTGTTACCAC CATTGTAAACAATGACGAATTTTCTTCTCGCCTTTCAATCAACTCAATCCTCAGACTACGATCTGCTGCAATAAGTACTCTTTCAGATAACTCTCCAGATGATACAGCAATGATACAAAAACTTGCTCGCAGAATTTTGAATGCAAACAAGCATCATGAAAGGCGGTCTCCACACCAGGATGCATTATGCAATACTGAGCCAGACCTTCAAGATTTGCAAAATGGCTTGGGTGCCTACAATGGACCCAGTTCTTCCATAGATGAGCCCAGAAGCTATCGAAGCCTACAAATTGATCAGGATGTCCGGAGGATTCCACTTGATGGGCATGATTCCGGTTTGGAAGAGGCTCAGGCATCTTCTGGGGAAATACTAGTTGAGTCTCGAGAGATGTTTCTTGCAGGCTTAATTATTCATGTGGTGCGGAACAGAAGAAGCCTCTTTCCTCTTTGGAAATGCTGGAACCCTCAGGAAGCTGAACAACCATATAAAGCTGTTTTTGCGAAAAGAGAGAACTTCAGGGATATTGCTGTTACTCCTTCTATGTTCATGGATCACTTACCATGGAG
- the LOC123053726 gene encoding diacylglycerol lipase-beta isoform X3: MMSRKPLLPCRGPAATPPAHLLLPIRRLLLLPLPRRRSSPPPPLDRRRPTMAGAGQSAAPAAAASAGAGSTSFHVGMVRVVSFLVGGLNCAVLLLGLYLIDAALPPGCGWGLALAAVPAMAAVRVLAMLGAARAQHATADAIARRHLDEAAASVAEDAVARHEIRVRYKRWLWWTRFGMAVGALQLVGAIYLMFVIDGAERVSRRALIASFLILSWVVVILQCFTGSDVLRWRSFYATHDMAWKAHYREVFDHGIREAMCCLGRAKYLAVLEEDEVYSVARLLGELVAYRASGTGHLELLAGLALLQKHGNLPDLQTDLVEAPHKLMREAAVLHPFAEACYTGPLLDVGRNPILFPCAWVYRQGVLTPWARLRRPALDGDNWWRGHAAAFLRFVNIAPTALVRGRVRQSKREAAYFVVVLHDKKTVLIGVRGTETPEDLITDGLCRECAFTMEDLDGLVNSEVLPVTTREKVISTFPHYGHGGIVEAARELFMQLNDCTGDNGNSENTSSKKLGFLSTLVQEGSECHGYKIRLVGHSLGGAVATVLGMMLFGRYPDVHVYAYGPLPCVDLIIAEACSQFVTTIVNNDEFSSRLSINSILRLRSAAISTLSDNSPDDTAMIQKLARRILNANKHHERRSPHQDALCNTEPDLQDLQNGLGAYNGPSSSIDEPRSYRSLQIDQDVRRIPLDGHDSGLEEAQASSGEILVESREMFLAGLIIHVVRNRRSLFPLWKCWNPQEAEQPYKAVFAKRENFRDIAVTPSMFMDHLPWRCRFAMQRTLEGQPSQRLANSDSPVQHLV, encoded by the exons ATGATGTCTAGAAAGCCGCTCCTCCCCTGCCGCGGGCCCGCAGCCACCCCTcccgcccacctcctcctcccaatccgccgcctcctcctcctccccctcccccgccgccgctcctccccgccgccgccgctcgaccGACGGAGGCCCACCATGGCCGGCGCCGGCCAGTCCGCGGCccccgcggcggcggcgtcggctggCGCCGGGTCCACCTCCTTCCATGTCGGCATGGTGCGGGTCGTCTCGTTCCTCGTCGGCGGCCTCAACTGCGCGGTGCTGCTGCTCGGCCTCTACCTCATCGACGCCGCGCTCCCGCCCGGCTGCGGCTGGGGGCTCGCGCTCGCCGCCGtgcccgccatggccgccgtccgGGTGCTCGCCATGCTCGGCGCCGCGCGGGCCCAGCACGCCACCGCGGACGCCATTGCTCGCCGCCACCTCGACGAGGCCGCCGCCTCCGTTGCCGAGGACGCCGTGGCCCGCCACGAGATCAGG GTGAGGTATAAACGCTGGTTGTGGTGGACTAGATTTGGTATGGCTGTTGGTGCATTGCAGCTGGTTGGGGCAATTTATCTCATGTTTGTCATT GATGGAGCTGAGCGGGTCTCCAGACGAGCATTAATTGCTTCTTTTCTTATCCTTTCCTGGGTTGTGGTCATCCTTCAGTGCTTCACGGGTTCTGATGTATTGAGATGGCGATCATTCTATGCGACACATGATATGGCATGGAAAGCTCATTACAGGGAAGTGTTTGATCATGGAATTCGTGAGGCTATGTGCTGCCTAGGACGTGCAAAGTATTT AGCCGTATTGGAAGAAGATGAGGTATATTCTGTGGCAAGACTTCTGGGTGAATTGGTTGCATATCGTGCTTCTGGGACTGGCCATTTGGAACTCTTAGCAG GGCTTGCTCTATTGCAGAAGCATGGGAATTTGCCTGATTTGCAAACTGACCTTGTGGAGGCACCTCATAAGCTTATGCGAGAAGCTGCTGTTCTCCATCCTTTTGCTGAAGCATGTTACACG GGTCCACTTCTTGATGTCGGAAGAAACCCCATTTTGTTTCCATGTGCATGGGTTTATCGACAAGGCGTTTTAACTCCATGGGCGCGCCTAAG GCGTCCTGCACTTGATGGTGATAACTGGTGGCGAGGGCATGCTGCAGCTTTCCTTAGATTTGTTAATATAGCACCTACAGCACTTGTTCGAGGCCGTGTTCGTCAG AGCAAGCGTGAAGCTGCTTACTTTGTTGTGGTCCTCCATGACAAAAAAACTGTTCTTATTGGGGTGCGTGGGACAGAGACACCAGAGGATCTCATAACCGATGGACTATGCAGAGAATGTGCTTTTACTATGGAAGATTTGGATGGACTAGTAAA TAGTGAAGTATTACCTGTAACTACAAGGGAGAAAGTTATTTCTACATTCCCGCACTATGGACATGGTGGAATTGTAGAGGCTGCTCGGGAGCTTTTCATGCAACTCAATGACTGCACAGGAG ATAATGGCAACTCAGAAAACACGTCCTCCAAAAAACTTGGATTTCTGTCTACGCTAGTCCAGGAGGGCAGTGAGTGTCATGGATATAAAATTCGTCTCGTTGGACATTCTTTAGGAGGCGCTGTTGCTACAGTCCTAGGAATGATG CTTTTTGGCAGATACCCAGATGTGCATGTGTATGCTTATGGCCCACTTCCTTGTGTGGATTTGATAATAGCTGAAGCCTGTTCACAGTTTGTTACCAC CATTGTAAACAATGACGAATTTTCTTCTCGCCTTTCAATCAACTCAATCCTCAGACTACGATCTGCTGCAATAAGTACTCTTTCAGATAACTCTCCAGATGATACAGCAATGATACAAAAACTTGCTCGCAGAATTTTGAATGCAAACAAGCATCATGAAAGGCGGTCTCCACACCAGGATGCATTATGCAATACTGAGCCAGACCTTCAAGATTTGCAAAATGGCTTGGGTGCCTACAATGGACCCAGTTCTTCCATAGATGAGCCCAGAAGCTATCGAAGCCTACAAATTGATCAGGATGTCCGGAGGATTCCACTTGATGGGCATGATTCCGGTTTGGAAGAGGCTCAGGCATCTTCTGGGGAAATACTAGTTGAGTCTCGAGAGATGTTTCTTGCAGGCTTAATTATTCATGTGGTGCGGAACAGAAGAAGCCTCTTTCCTCTTTGGAAATGCTGGAACCCTCAGGAAGCTGAACAACCATATAAAGCTGTTTTTGCGAAAAGAGAGAACTTCAGGGATATTGCTGTTACTCCTTCTATGTTCATGGATCACTTACCATGGAG